Within Nostoc sp. 'Peltigera membranacea cyanobiont' N6, the genomic segment AGCTTTCGCACCGCAGAGACGTGGACATTGCCTCACCACGCTCAGAAACGAAAATATATTTACCCTGGGGCAACATCTCTCTAAGTTCTTTGAGCAAAACTAATTCATCATCTCTCAGGGGATGCACCCCAGAGTCACTACCCTTTGCCCTGGTGATGAAAATCTGGCGTTCCCAGTTGAGGGATTAGCCTTGCAAGTCGCTACACATAAGCAGATTTTATATATTTTGGCTGAAAGGCTGATTGCTTGGTAGGAAACCACAGCTGCATAGCCATCTAGATTAATAAGCTTGGCTTAATTCGCAAGCATTTAAGGAAATGGTCACGGAATAATCAGGGTTTGATGGTTATACACCGGAATCCTTCAATTTGTCGGTGTACCCCTAAGATAGTAATAGTAACTATTCCAGGCTATGAAAATCGACCGTCACGATCAAGCTAAAATTTTATCATCAAGCGAGATCGTTCAACTATTTACCCACGGATTTAAAACCGAACGCGATCGCGCTTTATTTGGCCTGTGCCTTTACTGCGGGTTACGAATCTCTGAAGCTTGCTCAATGCACACCAGAGGCGCTTACCGCATTTCTGGAGGTGTGCGGGGGCGGATAACGGTACGCAAAGAGAATACCAAAGGCAAAGCTGATACGCGCTCTATCCCTGTCTGTGATGAGCTAAGGGAAATACTAGAGGTTTATTCATCCCCCAAGGAGTTCTTATTTCCTGGCCGTTGGGGGCGCGGACACATTCACCCCG encodes:
- a CDS encoding tyrosine-type recombinase/integrase, whose translation is MKIDRHDQAKILSSSEIVQLFTHGFKTERDRALFGLCLYCGLRISEACSMHTRGAYRISGGVRGRITVRKENTKGKADTRSIPVCDELREILEVYSSPKEFLFPGRWGRGHIHPDSADKILRAAFDELDIEGASTHSFRRTCLTKMHLSHVPTKVIKKISGHKTLAALDRYLEVTDEDLQDGVNTLKFR